Within Psychrobacter sp. DAB_AL43B, the genomic segment ATTATTATAAACAGTCATAAGCAAAAATTGGGCAGATTTTGTGGCGTTTATTTAACCAAATAATATAAAGCAATGCCGTCAGTAGATGTTATTAATCGTTAGGATGAACATAGTGTTCACTCATCAGTCGCTTGTCTGCATAGCTGACGATAATAGCGGTGTGGTACGATAGCGATAATGTTAAATCCCGCAGCATAACCATTTCTACAGAGCATTCCCGTAAACCATTCATAAGGAAAATGACATGACCGCCAGCCGCACTGCCAATACGATTGAGACTGCTAGCACCAACGAACATTACCCACATTTATTTGAGCCGCTAGATTTGGGCTTTACCACGTTAAAAAACCGTTTGGTTATGGGTTCGATGCATACTGGTCTTGAAGACCGTTTTTATAACTACGGCAAGCTTGCAGCGTATTTCGCTGAGCGTGCCAAAGGTGGCGCGGCGATGATGATTACGGGTGGTATCTCGCCGAATCGTGAAGGTTGGCTGCTACCTGCTGGCGGCACCATGAATAGCAAAATGGATGTCCTTAATCACCAACGGGTGACCCGAGCTGCGCATAAATACGATAGCAAAATGATTATGCAAATCTTACATAGTGGTCGTTACGGCTATCATCCATTTGTGGTGTCATCAAGCCCGATTAAATCGCCAATCTCACCGTTTAAACCTCGCAAGATGAGCATTAAAAACATCGAACAAACGGTTAAGGATTTTGCACGCTCAGCAAAACTTGCTAAGCAAGCCGGTTATGATGGTGTCGAAATCATGGGCTCTGAAGGCTATTTGCTCAATCAGTTTTTATCTCGTCATGTGAATAAACGCCAAGACATTTACGGCGGTGACATTCATGCGCGTATGAAGTTTCCGGTTGATGTGATCAAAGCCGTACGTGAAGCGACGGGTGAAGATTTCATTATCCTGTTCCGCTTATCAGTGATTGATTTGGTCAAAGACGGTAACGTCATGGACGAGGTCATCATCGTTGCCAAAGCGTTAGAAGAAGCGGGCGTGACCATCATGAATACCGGCATCGGCTGGCATGAAGCGCGTGTACCAACGATTGTCACTAGCGTACCACGTGCTGCCTTTGTGGACTTTACCGCTGAGATTAAAAAGCATATTAGTATCCCAGTGATGGCGGCTAACCGTATCAACATGCCTGATACCGCTGAAAAAATTGTGGCTAGCGGTCAAGCGGATTTGATTCAAATGGCACGTCCGTTCTTAGCCGATGCTCATTGGGTGAATAAAGCTAAAAATGGTGAAGCCGAGCGTATTAATACCTGTATCGCTTGTAACCAAGCCTGTCTTGACCATACCTTTGAGAATAAACGCTCGACTTGTCTGGTCAATCCACAAGCCTGCTATGAGACGGAATTGGTCTATAAGAAAACTAAAAAACCCCAAAAAGTCGCGGTTATCGGTGGCGGTGTCGCTGGTATGTCAGCCGCTCATGTCGCAGCTTTGCGTGGTCATAAAGTTACTTTATTTGAAGCCAAAGATATTTTAGGTGGACAGTTTAACTACGCCAAAGTTATCCCTGGTAAAGAAGAGTTTTTTGAGACTATCCGCTACTATATCAATGAGCTTGAGCATTTAGGCGTTGAAGTTAAGCTTAATACCAAAGTTGATAAAGCGATGCTCGAGAAAGCCAAGTTCCATCACGTCATCGTCGCAACCGGTGTCGTGCCAAGAAGCCTAGCAGGTAAGTTGGAAGGTGCTGATTTACCACAAGTGATGAGCTATGCTGAATTGCTCTCTGGCGAAAAATCCGTCGGCGATACGGTTGCCGTCATCGGTGCTGGTGGTATTGGTTTCGATGTTAGTGAATATTTGACCGCCAAACATGGTCAGCCGCTCGATGAGCTAGGCCCCGAGTTGCTAAAAGACCCAAGCTATCGTCCAAAAGCCCAGTCTATCGACGAGTGGCGTGAAGAGTGGGGCGTAACCTGCGATACTGACTATCAAAGCGAAGGCGGTCTGATTAAGCCTGAAGCGATTAAACCTATCCGCCAAGTCTATCTCATGCAGCGTACCAAAGGTCGCTTGGGTAGTGGTTTGAATAAAACCTCTGGCTGGGTACATCGCGCCCATGTCAAATCACACGGCGTCATCCAAGTATCGGGTGCTCAGTACGATAAAATCACCAATGAAGGGGTTTGGATCACCAATAATCAAGGTCAAAGCCAACTATTGCGTGTCGATAGCGTCGTCGTTTGTGCTGGTCAAGAATCAGTCGTGGATTTGATGCCAAACGTCGGTGATGCACCTGATGCACAATACCACTTAATTGGCGGCGCAAAGCTTGCTGCTGAGTTGGACGCCAAACGCGCCATTCGTGATGGGGCTGAGGTTGCGGCGAGTATTTAAGGTTTTCTAAAGTTTTAGGTTAGATGTAAAAGCGGCAAGGTAGATTATATTGCTGCTTTTTCGGTTAGGATTTTCGTATTTCGCTTCTATGTAGGTTAGGCTAACCTAGCCTACGTTTGCTCTTTAGTTTTTGTTAATACCAAAGCCTATGTCAACTTATCCATCATGCTAGGATATTGAATCCAACGATAATTATCAACTTTGAACTCTCTAACATGAGTAAAATCAGACCAAATTAACTTACTACCCTTTGTCCATTTTAGAGAACGGATTCGAGTATTGACTAGCAATTTCTCCTGATCTGTTGCCAGTCTTAATTCTCCTAATTTAGTATATAACCTGACACCTGGATAATCATCAAACTGTCCCTTTATAAAAGATGACAACCAAAAAATTTTGCTTGAATTCACCGCACTAATACAAACATTGCTGTTCTGTTTTAAATTTTCTGCCAGCTTTTGAGAGAAAGAATCAAATAGAAATCCTGTTCCATCTTCATTTAGAAAAACAGTTCCTATCGGGGTAATATTTGGCATTCCCTCTTTAGAAACACTTGCAATATTTGCATGCATATTTGATCTTTGTGATTTGGCAAAGACTCTTTTGATTACATTCCAATGGCTTAAATCTATATTCATTTTTACAAGTCCTGTCTAAATTATTGGATGGGTTACCCAAATATACTTCAACTTCAAGCCTCAAACTAAACGCGTGATTATAATAAACTAGTAAGCGTAGAATGGGTTATGCTTTAGCTAACTCACCCTACATCAAGCTTTATTTAATAGAAAACTTAAGTTCAATTATATCTTAATAAGAGTTAAAAACTTAACATCTTCAATAACTCGTAAAATCATCAATTTAAAAGGTCAGTTGCAGTAAGATCACGCCATATAAAAAGGAATTTAACATGGCATTTTTAAAAATAATATTTAAATGGATATTATTACCTATATTAGGGCTATTGATTATTATCAGTCTTGGTTTGGTCGTTACCGGCAATGCTTATATCTTTCGCGGCTTACAGCTCACTTATCTTAAAGGTGAAAATACCGCCAATATTGATGATTATGTCGATTTTGATAATCGCACCATCCGCGCAAAAGATCCTATCGCATGGGACAAAGACGCTAACTTCGATCAAGTCAAACTCACACCTACCTTGCAAAAAGCCTTGGACACCGATGAAACTGTTGCCTTTGCCATTATCAAAGACGGCAAACTGCTGTACGAGAACTATTGGCAAGGTTATAGCGCCGACTCGCACACCAACAGCTTTTCGATGGCAAAAACGGTCACGACCATGCTGTATCTCAAAGCTGTGGAAGACGGCTATATCGGTAGTATTGATGAACCTATCACTAAATGGCTGCCTGAATACGCGGACAATCGATATGCGCAAAACTGCACCTTAGTAGATTTCTCAGCGATGACCTCGGGCTATGATTGGACCGAGGATTATTACTTTCCTATCAATCCTACTGCCGAATCCTACTACGGACATGACTTAGTCAAGCAAATGGTTAGTCGAGACTTTGTCGAAGAGTGTGGTGGTCAATTTGAATACTCTTCAGGCGACACGCAATTGCTTGGCATTGCTTTATCGCGTGCATTAGAGCCACATGGCTATACCATCTCTAGCTATTTGGAAGAGAAGTTTTGGCAACCACTCGGTATGCAAGGTGACGCCTATTGGTCACTTGATGGCTCAGAGAATATCGAGAAAGTATACTGTTGCTTGAGTGCCAGTGCTTTAGATTTTGCCAAATTTGGGCAGCTATTATTAAACGGTGGTGAATGGCAAGGTAAGCAATTACTTAGTAAAGAGCACGTTGATTTTATAATTACGCCCAATGTGGAGGCATTTGCAGAAGGGCAAGCACAAGTCTATGGACATTCAGTGTGGACGGATATGGATAGTCCGATTCCTTTTTATGCCATGCTGGGTCACTTGGGACAGCGCGTTTTAGTGTTGCCTGAAGAGAACGCAATAATCGTTAGATTGGGCAAGCAGAAAGGTTTACCCACACCAGTAGAGAGATTTCATTTAGAGCCAGATTTGGGTCAATATGTGACTGAGGTGAAGACAATTTTGAATGGGTTGGCTTTGGAGTGAGCAGTTATGATGAGAAAGGACTAGAGCGATGAAAAAAGACAGCTTTTTATTCGGTGATGTGATGTTTAGGTGGGGTGATAAGTTATCTGATATAAAAGCTCAGCTTCCTGAAAAAGATACGGTAACGCGTTCTTATGAGGAAAGCTATATGCCTGAAACAGTCACTATAAAACTGTCTGAAATTTGGTCTCTTAAAGTTGCTTACTGTCATTTTAGTGCAGCAGATGATGACCGATTGATAGATTCAATATGGATCAACATCCCAGCACAATTATTCAATAGACAACCGGTGATTAAAAAACTGATAGCGTATTTAGGACCAGGGTCAAACTACTCCTCCGATAGCCAGTACTATAGCGGCAACGTAGTAGAACACTGTGAATGGATATTTGATAACTGTGTCATTGGCGTCAGCATGTATGGCGGTGTACGAGAGGAAGACAACGAAAAAATTATTGGCTCTTTGTCTATATCGTTAAGTGATGTAGAGCTTTTAGATTCATTGTACTCAAAGCCCATACGTGATATGGAGTCTAAAATGGCTGATCAGGTTGATATCAGCACTATTAAATCTTTTCAGACACAGCAAGCACAGAGTATGCGACGGTCAAGAGAAAGAGAAGAGTTCCCAGACCATCCTGCTGCTTTCGTTATCCGAGCATTTGATGGGCTGCATAAGGAGACACTATTTCAAACGCCATTGGTAATTCAGTCAGTCATCACTGAGTCTGAAGTCTGTACGTGGAAATCTAAGGTAGGTGATTATTATTTATCGAACTATTGGCAAACTGTAAAACTAGAGGATGATATGTCATCTAAGTGGACCAATCTATTACCTACTAAGTCTCCTGGCGTCTGCTATGTTTCGATAGGAGGTCTGCTGATTATTGACGAAAATAGTAGACCTGAGACAAAGGTATTCGTTAAACATATCGAAAAAATAATTAAGTCTAAGATAGAGTATCACGAAACATATGACTG encodes:
- a CDS encoding pyridoxamine 5'-phosphate oxidase family protein, translated to MNIDLSHWNVIKRVFAKSQRSNMHANIASVSKEGMPNITPIGTVFLNEDGTGFLFDSFSQKLAENLKQNSNVCISAVNSSKIFWLSSFIKGQFDDYPGVRLYTKLGELRLATDQEKLLVNTRIRSLKWTKGSKLIWSDFTHVREFKVDNYRWIQYPSMMDKLT
- a CDS encoding serine hydrolase domain-containing protein — protein: MAFLKIIFKWILLPILGLLIIISLGLVVTGNAYIFRGLQLTYLKGENTANIDDYVDFDNRTIRAKDPIAWDKDANFDQVKLTPTLQKALDTDETVAFAIIKDGKLLYENYWQGYSADSHTNSFSMAKTVTTMLYLKAVEDGYIGSIDEPITKWLPEYADNRYAQNCTLVDFSAMTSGYDWTEDYYFPINPTAESYYGHDLVKQMVSRDFVEECGGQFEYSSGDTQLLGIALSRALEPHGYTISSYLEEKFWQPLGMQGDAYWSLDGSENIEKVYCCLSASALDFAKFGQLLLNGGEWQGKQLLSKEHVDFIITPNVEAFAEGQAQVYGHSVWTDMDSPIPFYAMLGHLGQRVLVLPEENAIIVRLGKQKGLPTPVERFHLEPDLGQYVTEVKTILNGLALE
- a CDS encoding NADPH-dependent 2,4-dienoyl-CoA reductase, which translates into the protein MTASRTANTIETASTNEHYPHLFEPLDLGFTTLKNRLVMGSMHTGLEDRFYNYGKLAAYFAERAKGGAAMMITGGISPNREGWLLPAGGTMNSKMDVLNHQRVTRAAHKYDSKMIMQILHSGRYGYHPFVVSSSPIKSPISPFKPRKMSIKNIEQTVKDFARSAKLAKQAGYDGVEIMGSEGYLLNQFLSRHVNKRQDIYGGDIHARMKFPVDVIKAVREATGEDFIILFRLSVIDLVKDGNVMDEVIIVAKALEEAGVTIMNTGIGWHEARVPTIVTSVPRAAFVDFTAEIKKHISIPVMAANRINMPDTAEKIVASGQADLIQMARPFLADAHWVNKAKNGEAERINTCIACNQACLDHTFENKRSTCLVNPQACYETELVYKKTKKPQKVAVIGGGVAGMSAAHVAALRGHKVTLFEAKDILGGQFNYAKVIPGKEEFFETIRYYINELEHLGVEVKLNTKVDKAMLEKAKFHHVIVATGVVPRSLAGKLEGADLPQVMSYAELLSGEKSVGDTVAVIGAGGIGFDVSEYLTAKHGQPLDELGPELLKDPSYRPKAQSIDEWREEWGVTCDTDYQSEGGLIKPEAIKPIRQVYLMQRTKGRLGSGLNKTSGWVHRAHVKSHGVIQVSGAQYDKITNEGVWITNNQGQSQLLRVDSVVVCAGQESVVDLMPNVGDAPDAQYHLIGGAKLAAELDAKRAIRDGAEVAASI